A section of the Hypomesus transpacificus isolate Combined female chromosome 1, fHypTra1, whole genome shotgun sequence genome encodes:
- the eef1g gene encoding elongation factor 1-gamma produces the protein MAAGTLYTYPENWRAFKAQIAAQYSGARLKVASNAPAFTFGQTNRTPAFLNNFPLGKVPAFQGDDGFCLFESNAIAHYLSNDALRGASPQAAAQVLQWVSFADAEIIPPASAWVFPTLGIMQFNKQATEQAKEEVKKVLSLLNQHLNTRTFLVGERITLADISVACSMLWLYKQVLEPSFVQPYSNVTRWFVTCINQPQFKAVLGEVKLCEKMAQFDVKKFSDMQPKRDAAPKKEKAPKESKPQEKKEKKKEEKKAAPAVEEMDECEAALASEPKAKDPFAHLPKSTFVMDEFKRKYSNEDTLSVAVPYFWENFDREGYSIWYGEYKFPEELAMAFMSCNLITGMFQRLDKLRKNGFASVILFGGNNDSTISGIWIFRGQDLAFTLSEDWQIDYESYDWRKLDVDSQECKTMVKEYFAWEGEFKHVGKPFNQGKVFK, from the exons ACTCTCTACACATACCCAGAGAACTGGCGGGCCTTCAAGGCTCAGATTGCAGCCCAGTACAGTGGGGCTCGCCTCAAGGTGGCCAGCAACGCCCCCGCCTTCACCTTCGGGCAGACAAACCGTACCCCAGCCTTCCTTAACAACTTTCCCCTGGGCAAG GTTCCAGCGTTTCAGGGAGATGACGGCTTCTGTCTGTTTGAGAGTAATGCCATTGCTCACTACC TGAGCAATGATGCTTTGCGTGGTGCCAGCCCCCAGGCTGCTGCCCAGGTGCTGCAGTGGGTCAGCTTTGCTGATGCTGAGATCATCCCTCCCGCTAGTGCATGGGTCTTCCCCACCCTGGGAATTATGCAGTTCAACAAGCAG GCCACAGAGCAGGccaaggaggaggtgaagaaggtGCTGTCACTCCTGAACCAGCACCTGAACACCCGTACCTTCCTGGTGGGGGAGAGAATCACCCTGGCAGACATTAGTGTGGCCTGCTCCATGCTCTGGCTCTACAAACAG GTCCTGGAGCCATCCTTCGTTCAGCCATATTCCAATGTGACTCGTTGGTTTGTCACCTGCATCAACCAGCCCCAGTTCAAGGCTGTGCTCGGAGAGGTCAAGCTTTGTGAAAAGATGGCTCAGTTTGATG TCAAGAAGTTCTCAGACATGCAGCCCAAGAGGGATGCCGCTCCCAAGAAAGAGAAGGCCCCTAAGGAGTCCAAGCcccaagaaaagaaagagaagaagaaggaggagaagaaggctgCCCCCGCAGTTGAGGAGATGGATGAatgtgaagcagctctggcCTCAGAACCCAAAGCCAAGGATCCCTTTGCACACCTTCCAAAGAG CACATTTGTCATGGATGAATTTAAGAGAAAGTACTCCAACGAGGACACCCTTTCTGTCGCCGTCCCTTACTTTTGGGAAAACTTTGACCGTGAGGGTTACTCTATCTGGTATGGCGAGTACAAGTTCCCAGAAGAGCTCGCCATGGCTTTTATGAGCTGCAACCTCATCACAG GAATGTTCCAGCGTCTCGACAAGCTCCGCAAGAATGGTTTTGCCAGCGTGATCCTTTTCGGCGGCAACAATGACAGCACCATCTCCGGCATCTGGATCTTCAGAGGACAGGACCTGGCTTTCACT CTGTCTGAAGACTGGCAGATTGACTACGAGTCTTATGACTGGCGTAAACTGGATGTGGACAGCCAGGAGTGCAAGACCATGGTCAAGGAGTACTTTGCTTGGGAGGGCGAGTTCAAGCACGTAGGAAAGCCTTTCAACCAGGGCAAGGTCTTCAAGTGA